A single region of the Dissulfuribacter thermophilus genome encodes:
- a CDS encoding HDOD domain-containing protein: MIRELKEIKKLLSIDWANPSIPTMPSIGLKLMEMLNSKDVSSKEVAELICQDPALTVKVLRAVNSAFYALNTEVTNIRHATVLLGTPEVLKIALTSVLAERFLDVPASAKASAMKLWTHSVAVAVLSQDFDIEGVEEPDLYTLGLLHDIGWLLILSQIPDLYAELSKESGIRLDELEKSWGVNHRAWGAKLSEIWELPEPFQVVTLKHHDPLDIVSPPDYLLFITLANHLAHKIGFAPLAYDIEPIDPWLLEKMRLDKEAYLEIEKAAFEEKVKIGALVNQLIH, from the coding sequence ATGATTCGCGAACTAAAAGAGATAAAAAAACTTCTTTCAATAGATTGGGCTAATCCCTCTATTCCAACAATGCCCTCTATAGGCTTAAAACTCATGGAGATGTTAAATTCAAAAGATGTATCATCCAAGGAAGTTGCTGAGCTAATATGCCAGGACCCAGCACTGACAGTGAAAGTCTTAAGAGCTGTAAACAGTGCCTTTTATGCCCTAAACACAGAGGTTACCAATATCAGACATGCAACTGTCTTACTTGGGACCCCAGAGGTATTAAAAATTGCCCTAACCTCAGTACTTGCCGAACGTTTTTTAGATGTACCTGCGTCAGCAAAAGCATCAGCCATGAAACTTTGGACCCACTCAGTGGCAGTAGCCGTACTCTCACAAGACTTCGACATTGAAGGAGTTGAAGAACCAGACCTCTATACCCTGGGGCTCCTTCATGATATTGGATGGCTCCTAATATTGTCTCAGATCCCCGATCTCTATGCTGAACTCTCCAAGGAGTCCGGTATAAGGCTTGATGAACTCGAAAAATCCTGGGGTGTAAATCATAGGGCATGGGGTGCAAAACTTTCGGAAATCTGGGAACTTCCAGAACCGTTTCAAGTCGTTACCCTAAAACACCACGATCCCCTCGACATAGTATCTCCACCTGATTACCTACTCTTTATTACATTGGCAAACCACCTTGCCCATAAAATTGGTTTTGCCCCTCTAGCGTATGATATTGAGCCTATTGATCCATGGCTTCTAGAGAAGATGAGGCTTGATAAAGAGGCATATTTAGAAATAGAAAAGGCTGCCTTTGAGGAAAAAGTGAAGATTGGAGCCCTTGTGAATCAACTCATTCATTAG
- a CDS encoding CDP-alcohol phosphatidyltransferase family protein: MNIPNLLTIIRIILTPLFVIFMIQEKYLGALLAFTCAGITDALDGVIARWLKQKTRIGAVLDPIADKALLSSSYVVTAVTGMIPPWLSVIVISRDIMILLGVLLLFLFKGGVEIRPTILGKFTTLVQLGTIFLMLVDSQLSFLRAFFPWMFYLCAAVTIASGLQYLVVGIGLFNSNE; encoded by the coding sequence CACTTTTCGTTATTTTCATGATTCAGGAGAAGTACTTGGGGGCACTTTTGGCATTCACCTGTGCAGGCATTACCGATGCCCTAGACGGGGTTATTGCACGGTGGCTCAAACAAAAGACTCGAATTGGGGCTGTGCTGGATCCTATTGCAGATAAGGCCCTATTGTCTAGCTCTTATGTAGTTACTGCTGTAACAGGTATGATACCACCTTGGCTGTCTGTAATCGTAATCAGCAGGGATATAATGATCCTGCTTGGTGTTCTCCTCCTGTTCCTCTTTAAAGGTGGAGTAGAAATAAGGCCTACGATTTTGGGAAAATTTACTACATTGGTCCAGTTGGGCACGATCTTTTTAATGCTCGTAGATTCACAGCTTTCTTTTTTAAGAGCATTTTTTCCATGGATGTTTTATCTTTGTGCTGCTGTAACCATTGCTTCTGGACTCCAATATTTGGTGGTAGGGATAGGATTATTCAATTCTAATGAATGA